Genomic segment of Sarcophilus harrisii chromosome 4, mSarHar1.11, whole genome shotgun sequence:
TGTCTCAAGGCCATCATTTTCTATAATGTTGCTTCTAAACTACTCGAACATGTATAAATCCTTTGTTTCCTAAAGTTCTCACCTGGCGAATGAAGTGGGAAAGATTTCTCAGTGGCATTGCTGGTTGATAGGCTGTTATCCATAGGGCCTGTGGCACTGGTAATGGAGACTTGGACACACTGGCCGTAGAGATCCACCACAGCATACACCTCTGGGGTCAGAGGGAGAGGCAGGGGCTGGGACACCAGTTGCCTGAAATCCTAAAGGGAATGAGGACTAAGGTATCTGAGTCCCAAAAAGGGGTGTGGGTTGAGAGGATGGCTTGCATCCCTAAAGGGAAAAGATTGGTTTGGAGAACTAGACACTAGAGGGTCAGACACTTGGATCCCTGAACAGGGAGGTCACCTTTCCCAGCAGGAAGGCCAGAACAGGCAGGCCCTTGGTCTTGACCATTGATGAAGTAATGCAGGTCACCCTTAGCAGTACGCATCATGCCAATCCGAGAGCCAGTGCCTAGAGAATCTAGGTCACAGCCATAGTTGTTTCGCATGGTATTTCCATCCTGCATGATAGCTGTGCCGCTATTGAGGGAAGTAGGGGAAAGGGAAGTTAGCTTCCCTAACAAAATAAGGAATCACACCACTATCAAAAAATTTCTTCAGGGAGAGAGAAGTAGTAAGACCAGGATGTTTTCCCAAACCTAGACCCTCATCCTATACCCCTCACTATCAATTTCCTTTAACTAAGATATCATTTTAGTAAAATGACCCTAGTACTATTTTCAACAATATCCTTTATCCATATGCCTGCTATAGTGTCTACATGCTATGgtgcattctttttttccttccataaaaGTTTAGACTATTATTATGGAAATTCTCTATCAATGGTAGTTCTCTGCCCCACATTCAACAAAGCTTCTCCATAAAAAACCACAGTCCCTAGAAATGTTTTCCAACCCagaagacctttatcccatcccATGCGATGCCTGGCATAGTCCTTTGCTAAAAAGACATTCAAACAATAACAGTAGTAgtgaatagatgaataaattgccTCACACCTCAGCATCCATGTGTCATAGTCAATGTCAGTCATTGTGTTGGGGAACTCCAGGTCTTCCGGTCGTATGGCAGTTACTCCTGAGGGGGGAAAGAGCACCTTTATGGCTCAAGCAATCTTTATGGCTAAAATGTCAGTCTTCCCCTCGATCTCCTTAACCAACCTACCAGCCTCAATAGACCCTGACCAACGATCAACCATTTTCTGGATGACAATCTCAAAGAGTTCTCCCTCTCGAAGAGCCCTgccagagaaaaggagaagacttAAAGACAGTTTCTGAAGGCATCAAGGATGCAAGAACCAGGCAGAGGAAGAGGGggcaggaaggaaagggaaactgATACCTTTATCCCCTATGGGACTGACCGGTTGGAGATGACGATGGCATCGTTGAATTCACTTCGACAGTTGTGCCTGAGTGCTGTGCGGCCCCCATTGGTGATGACAGCATTGCTGCCATGAAGCTGGTGAAATCGAAGATCAGTGGCTCCTGCCCCAGATGAAGGTGAACTTGGTGACAGCTGGTTATTTCCTTCAGAAATGTCATCAGGGAGTGGCAGCAACTCTAGTATTCGGGGTAGAGTGGAGAATCAGTTACCACATCTGTGTTTCAAATCTCATGTCTCTTTGTCTCAAAATTCCTCCCAGACTTCCCCTTTGAGCTCCACAAAGTGCTTCCTGCCTATCCTTATGTTCTTTCCTCACCAGAGTCATCCACAATGGTAGCTTGTGCAGCCTGGCCATAGAGATCAACTACAGCATAAACTCCCGGGGGCACATTCCATGCTGCAGGGCCTTGGGCCACCCCATTGACAAAGAAGTGGAGGGTGCCATCCTCACGACGTACCACACCCACTGTGTCCCCTGCCttgggaaaaggaataagaagtcAGCCACAGTTCCTGAACCATATTGAGTGAAGGAAAGGATGTTATCACCACCAACCATGAACCACAGTATATTCTCTCTTCCCTCAGGGGTGTAGTGAGGGAAAGAAATCATCTCCATACTCTAGCCCCACCTACTGTACCCCTTAGGGAACAAAGTCCACAATCCCTACCAGACCTTGAGTCGGTCAAGGTTGTGACCATACTCGTCCAGAATAGTTGTTCCATTGTGCATCACCCCATTCCCAGTCATCATCCAAGTTCCTAGTAAAGAAAGGTAAGGGTTGGAAAAAGTTCACATCATTAAGAGCTCTTAATGGGATATAAGGAACAAAGGAGAATGAATTATAggactattattttaaatgtgaagaATGGATTTTAATCCCAGATCTTTCTTTGATTCAAGATGTGACTGTGGACTAGCAAGTCATCACCTGTCTGGAACTATTTCCCTAAACTAGAGAGCTAGAGGAGCTAAAGATTCTATGGTTTTATAATACCTAGTTGAGTACAAGAGTCAAAGGTACTGAATGCCTCCTATTTTTCTTATCCTCAGCTCCTTCCTTCCCAGAACTTGTCCCTCTACCTTTCTTCAGTCTTTATGTTGCTTTACAAATTGTTCCCAAACCCTTATTCAAACTCATCCACTTCTAAACATTTCTCTCCAATTCTTAAAGCAGGAGCCTCTCTCACCTGAACGCAAATTGGTCATAGTAGAGGGCAGCTGCAGATAAGCTGGATTGTGGGTGGTGACCCCAATTTCGATTGAACCAGCCCATTTATCCACCATCTTGTCAATTCGAACCTGGAATAGCTCTCCATCCCGAAGGGCTCTGCTGCTCAACACTACACCATGATTGAAGTCATCAGTGGCACTGAGTGTAGAAAAGATGGGAAATCAGCCCTGTTCTTCTACCTAAGACTCAGCCACACTTCCAGCTGTCCTCAAATTCCAGTCTCCTTAGGGAAACGATTCCCCTTAGTCAGACAACTCCCAAATCCCAGTTATTCCTTAGGTGCCACTTTATCCCACTACTCTGAAGGACCTTCCCCCCTACCCTGACCAACTGAGCCCCTTCCTATCCCAGAAGCTATACTGGGGTCGAAGAGCAGTCCGTCCTTCATGGGTGATTGCTGCCTTCTGTCCACAGTTGGGGTGGAAGAGCAGGCGATCAGGCTCAGAGTGGGCAAGGCCAGGAGGAGGCCTTCGATGGGCACCTTCAGGAGACAGGGCCCGAAGGATAGCATTGTTTCGTCGAAGACGGTCACTGTGGTTATGGTTGTGGACAATGGTCACCTTCACTGCCATCCCATACAAGTCCACCACACCATACACTACTGGGGGTGTCACTGAAGTTGCCACACCTACccaggaacaaaggaaggaaggaaagattctaaaagaaggaaggatggatgaatAGAGTCATAAGAAAAGACAAACTTAGAGAGGCCCCAAAATACTAACAAAATCATAGAAAGGGAAGGAGGCATAGAATAAGTCGAACCTGGGCCCATTCCCATCTTTTATTCTCAAGCTCAAATCCTCTATAACCTCACAACATCAACATCAATCTCACTCCCAACTCTATTCAATTATTCCATCCTAGTAGATTTACCTTAGTCTGTTTTCTCCACTTACCCTGATCAATTCCATTGATGAAGAAATGTAGTGCAGAGCTGGCTTTTCTGGTGAGACCAATGTGGTCCCCTTCCTttagggaggggaggaaggacaAGAGATGTCATAGTACTCAAAGACTTTCCACCCTACCCATATATCCCCAGAAGGTCCCATATCCAAAATGAAGTCAGAATCTTGGGAGTTCTCCCATTTAACTATATTATCAGACAGAAATTAGGACTCAGTAATAATAAGGGCAGACTGAGCAAAAAATCTTACTTGCTGAAACACCTCCATTTATCTAGTAGGGAGAAAATCTAGAGTATTGCCCCTCTCCCCTTCTACCTTTCCCAACTACCTTTTTAGTCCTGACCCTGGCTCTCACCTGCAGTTCATCTAGGCTGAACTCACAGTATTCCCGACGGGTCCCTTTGCCATTGGTAAGGATCCCACAGCCACTCATCATAATGGTGCCTACCGAAGAGAAACCCTACTCTCCTTAGTTATGACCTTGAGATCCTCCCTACCAGTTCCCCTAAAAGCCCAGCTCTCTAGTACCTGAGCGCAGATTAGTCATAGTTGCAGGATACTCCAGGCTGTTTGGGTTGTGAGTTGTTACTCCAATTTCTATGGAGCCTGACCATTTATCCACTAGCTTGTCAATTCGAATCTTAGGGTAGAAGAAAGTCAGCAAATGGGAGGAAGAACAGAATGGTGACGTAGATACACATCCAGACACCAAATATACAtggataaactggaaaaaaaaaacccacaaacaaaaacaaaaccctctgGTCCATTCTACAACCTCCCATCCCACACTTATTAAAAACATTGTACTAAATGTCTGGGTCCTCAAAAGGAACATCATTTAAGGAACTGAGACATAAGAAACATGAATTTCTGAAGAGCAAAGCTGAGATCAAGTCATCAGAGTTTCTACCTCAAACATCTCATTGTCACGAAGTGGGCGATTTGTCATGACTACTCCATTGTTGAACTCATCTAGAGGCCGTCGACGCTCAGCTgtcttgttgttgttgctaaGTTTGATGAGGGTGCCACACTTTTCATGAAACAGCAGGGCATCGTTAGAGGTTAGGAGTGTTGGGGTAGGGAGTCCACTCCCACCAGCAGTAGGTCCTGACTCTTCTGCAGGTGGTGAGCCAAGGCTGACACTCAGGAGTCCCCCATTGTAAGCAGATAGGATGGCATTACTTACTACTTCTGATAATTCCATGCCTGAGAAACCTGTAGTCAAGAAATTGGCAAAGGGGTAAAATAAAGTTTTCTAAGGAATGTTTCCCCTTTTTTGAAAGCACTTCTCTTCAACTTCCCACCTTCTTTGTAtttacctctctcttcttccttaccCCAGCCACTGTTCTTAATGCTTCTCTCCCTaccattctctctccttcccccgtTTCCACCTTAAGGCTTTAGGGAAAACTTGTCCAGCTAGGCCTGGGACAGCATGTGGGTTGAGGAGCAGGGTGGGGATGGAAAGAGTAAGGTATCCAGCTCTCACTGCTGATCCTCTCAATCAGGACACTTTCCCAGGTCTAGCCCCTTATGCCCAAAATATTCCTTTCAACTACTCTGCATGTACCAGTTTTTATTTTGCCCATATCCTTCTCTTTCCAAAACGCTTtattatatatgagatatatatatactagatatatactatattttaactttcttttgtttcttatacTCTTCCACATCCCCTTAATATTTCACAAATACCAGATTCCCCCCAAAATACATTTTCAACTATTCCACACAAACTATATTCCCAGCTTTCTCTCCCATACACCAACTGTGCCAACCTCTACACCTCCAGCTGTTTTCTTATTCTCCCTTCCCCTGCATAAATACACAAGTTCCCAAATATCTCCTATGTTCCCAAACTGAAACCCTCTTCCTTTCATTGTAGTATCTCACCTTCATCTCCAGTAGCCCCCTGATCAGCAGAAGTGTCCCCAGCGGGGAGGGCAGGGGGAGGCGTAGGGGTACCAAGACCAGGTTCTGGGGGCAGCACGGTGATTTGAGTACACTTGCCATAGAGATCGACCACAGCCCAGACTCGAGAGGGAAGGCCAGTAGCAGCAACGCCACAGTCCCGCCCATTGACCCAGAGTCGAAGCTCACCAGCAGCTGTGCGCTCCACACCCACACGGTCCCCCTCACCCAGCTGGTCCAGATCCTGCCCATACTCTTCCAGCACTGAGCGCCCATCTCGAAGCACTGAGCAACCAGACACTACCCAAGAGCCCCCTTTCAGTCCCGTGGCGCTACTTGGGAAGTCCAACACACCCGGGTCCAACGCTGTTACTCCGATCTCAATTGATCCACTCCAAGAGTTCACCTAGACATGGACAATCAGGAGTTGAGTGGGAAGAGAGAGCATAAGAAACATTAGTTCAGGTGGACTTTAGGCCTTCCTAAATCTACTGTCCCTCCTCTTTTATCTGACTTCCTAATCATTCTCTTAGTGCCGTTGGTCCTTACAAACCCGGAGTCTTTTTCCACGTCTGAATATCTTCATTACTGAGATATAGCCTTggaaaataagacaaagaaaacatTAACTACCCTCTAAAGCCTCACTCCTCAGGGACTGGGTCTCTGGGGTCATTACCTCGGTGCAATCTGCTTCTCTCTTATTGGCCCTGAGAGCATCTGCTTCACTAGCTCGTTAACACcagccacccccacccccatcctcatccctaccccacccccctCCTCCCCGTCTCCTGGACACCCCGGAATCGGCCCACACCTTGCGGTCAATCCGCACCGTGAAGACTCGCCCGTCCCTCAGGGGCTCCCGGCTCAGCACCAGCCCATGGTTGAATTCCTGGCCGGGTTGCTGTCTCCGAGCTGTGCGGCCACCCCCGGACAGACTCACCAGCCGTCCGGTGCGCGGGTGCAGTTCCCCGCcaccaccgccgccgccgcctccgccgccgccgccgcccaccccggcccccggccccccccccgccccggccGCCATCCccagcgccgccgccgccgccgccgccgccgccgccgccgccgcccgctcAGAAGCTGACACCGGGGCCTGCGCGACAGCTGTGCTTATCGGCAGCCTGGCAACCTGGATGGGTAATGCGAAGGGGAAGAAGCGAAGGTGGCAGATTTGCTTTACGGCACTGCCGGGCACTTTGGGTCGGCCCCGCCCACTGAAGGTGAAGCTGAGCCGGGGTAACAGGGAGAGGGAATCCGATGTGGGGCGGGGGGAAGGCGCTGGAGGAAGGatggagcgggggggggggggaggatgcaACCAAAACGCGGAGGACAGTCTCGGAGTTTGCTTTACGGCACGGTGGTGCAATCGCTTTGCGACATCTGATAAGATGGCCCTTTCATTACGCTCGCTTAGGTACCGTCGCTTTATGGCTGAGAGGCGCGAGCTTAGTGAGTACTGTTGTTTCCAGATCGTGAAACAAACCGACCACTGGCGAGGCGGGGGAAAAAGGAAGACATGGAGACTCCGCCTTGATATCTGATTTATGGCAAAGACATTTCTCCTGTGGTCTGCCCCCAACCCTAGGACACCCCACAGCAAGCAACTGTTCCTTAGTTCCAAGTCCTAACTTGCAACACGAAAAACGATGCCATAGCAACACGAAGGCTTAAAATTGCTTTACATCAGAAGAGCCGTAGTATGTcaactttttaattgttttacgACAGTCGGGAAGCATCTTAATCGAGAGTTTGAGTGTTCTAAACCTGCGATGGCGATTCCTTTATTCCCACTCCTTTTCGCCTGTGACAGCCAAGAAATAACAATTCCTTACCTAAGGCAGCGGCTATGTAGGTACAATCATGCAGCCTATTGCTTTACGGCAACGGGACCTCCTAAGTAGTACTGTCGTCTCTTTACCGTcccaggtaaaaaaaaaaaaaaaaaagagagagaaaaaaaaaaagctgtcctCCGCTTTTCGTGGTTTCGCTCTAGGACCTCATCTCCGGCTGTTATACTCGCATCTGGGATTACCCACTTGCTGTGCAATAATTGTATGGAGATATCTGCTGTCTTACGACAGTCGCTTCTAGGGAGTGTGGTAGATATTTTGCTTAAATTGCCTGTCATACTTTATTCCCATATCCACAGAAATTTCCATCTGCATCTCCAGAATCTTTTTCCTTAATCCAAAACCTTTGGATTTTATAATGAAGGCGTTACAAACTGTCACGGTAGCTATAGCAACGGATAATCAAAAATGAGACGTGAAGCTCCATAAGAATTATAACTAGAAGCATCCCTGCATGTTTCGTtattttgtacataataatagatgaagaaaattaagCTGGGAAAAGTGAAACTACCTCATCCAAAGCCAAAAAGTTAGTTCCATCGAGGCTAACATCGAAAGCACCCAAATATGTTTAAACTCAGGGATAACGTTATCCAAGGGAAGTACTTTAACTACTTTGATGGAGAGCATCCTTTTTTCCTCGATCAACTCCACTCCCCTCCCGCTAGGAAAGTCACAAAGACAAAAGCCCCTCTCCCAGGGTCCGGGCTCCGTGATTGGCCAAGTTAGGTGCTGGTGGGGCAGGGAAGGAGACTTAGAAAAAGGTTGCTGGGGAGTGCCGAAAGAGCGGGCATCCGCGAAGGAAGCTGGAATCCCGAGACTCCCACACTTGAATCGTGACTCCGCCCACCTTCGCTTCCCCGGTGGGAGGGGGCAAGAGGAAAGAACAGCCCCTGGGGAGagcaaagagaaagggagagtggGATTTATTTCCCCCAGCTGGCCGCGGTGCGGGCGGAGCCACAAGGGTGGGGCTATATGGGATGGAGGAGCGTGGTGGGGTGTACGAGGGAGGCTGCCTAGTTCGGGGAGGGGTAGAATGGAGAAGGGGGAGGCTGTAGCGGGGTTACTAGAGGCAGTGGCGCGGGGTTGGAAGGCTAGTACCTGCTAGGGTAGGGTCTCTGGCATTCAGAATGGGGCTGCGGCTGGCTCGCGCTTGCCCAGCTCCTGCTTGCTCTGCGCTGTGCTCAGCCCTCGCCcagtctctctccccctccccccgccccgcccctgaTGCAGCCCCGGGACATCTTGAAGAATACTAGCCCCATCAGGGTGCCCGAGGGTCCCCAGTGGGGAGAAATACGGAGGCAAGGAGCAGAATTGGAGAATTggggaggaaatgaaggaagcGCTTAACTCTAAAACTACTTGAAGGACAGATTCTTCCTGAATCCTGGTCTCTGTAAAAGATCCTGAGAGGCACCAcccccattgataacactcactactgattaagcttcctattgaattaaatagactcattcaattctattcaaattcagcgTAAATTGTACCCAGCCCCAACAACAGCAACCCCCAGCTTGAGGCAAGGTTTATAAAAGGAGCCAGTCTTAAACCCTCTCTTTACAGAGGACCTAACGTGTCATGCCATGCCAAAAAAAACTCTGCCCGCTgggatgatattctctttcagctttacgctctctttatcctcacctatttccccaATGAGACTTTGTCTCCCTTTTGGGACTTTTATTATCTCTGTCCggactttgccactaaggaattcagtctttctattcatgcatagcaaaggcttacatcccaatgcctataataaactttTTATCATTCTAGCTTTTTGAGCGTCgtaaatttctttacaaagtaTCTCTGTGCCGCTAGAAGGGGGTTCCGCAAAATTCCGTACCCATGTCCAAATCCCAAGGgaatttaggggagccaaacctcttcatttagTTCCCTGAACTCCTGTCCTGCCACTAACTTCATCATCTACTCCCTGCCCACctggaaccctaatctcattattttggttccctgaatctaatctcatcatttggttctctAACAATTCTAAATCTAGACCTCCTCATTCACTGACCGGGAATCCCAAAATCTAGATATCATTAGAAGGAGGGTTGAAAGGAGGAGAGAGCTAGGGACCTTAGAGTCAGCTGAGAGGGAAGTCCTTAAGGACTTATGGAAGATAAAGACTATGAAAGGAGTGTGGGAAGTTGAAGAATCAAGGGAtgaagagttggaagggaaaggACTTTAGTCATCTAGTCCCCAGCTTCTAACTCTGGTTCTCCATCCCATATGGGGTCTGGTAACTGAATATaggaggtcatgaaattatgatttactatcagcaaatgtttaatttgctattttatataattatacccgaggtcatgtaaaaattgcTCTGGTGGAAAAGGgtcaaaagtggaaaaagttttacgAAGCCCTGAATTCTAGTCCAAtttcagttgagaaaacagacaaaaacttaatttgggggcagttaggtggggcagtgcatagagcaccaagcctgaagtcaggaagacctaagttcaaatctagtctcaaacacaacatttcctaattgtgtgactctgggcaagtcacttaactccaactgcctcagcaaaaacaaaacaaaaatttaatttgcCCAAGCTGTCAGTTTTAGACTTGGAATTATTTGTACCAGAAAGCACTTCCTCAGCCTAGAGTTTTCCATGTCTGCCTAGAGTGGGAAAGAGAAATAGGTCACAAAGGTTCTGGATTGGGTCTCATGAGATCCCTCTCCATGACTTTTTTATTCCAAGAAGTCCCAACATTGGGATGAGACAAATATCTTGG
This window contains:
- the NEURL4 gene encoding LOW QUALITY PROTEIN: neuralized-like protein 4 (The sequence of the model RefSeq protein was modified relative to this genomic sequence to represent the inferred CDS: deleted 1 base in 1 codon); the encoded protein is MLPDCRKTIKKLTYYGSSDWSVCFTIWKQQYSLSSRLSAIKRRYLSERNERAILSDVAKRLHHPGGGGGGGGGGGGGAGDGGRGGGGPGAGVGGGGGGGGGGGGGGELHPRTGRLVSLSGGGRTARRQQPGQEFNHGLVLSREPLRDGRVFTVRIDRKVNSWSGSIEIGVTALDPGVLDFPSSATGLKGGSWVVSGCSVLRDGRSVLEEYGQDLDQLGEGDRVGVERTAAGELRLWVNGRDCGVAATGLPSRVWAVVDLYGKCTQITVLPPEPGLGTPTPPPALPAGDTSADQGATGDEGFSGMELSEVVSNAILSAYNGGLLSVSLGSPPAEESGPTAGGSGLPTPTLLTSNDALLFHEKCGTLIKLSNNNKTAERRRPLDEFNNGVVMTNRPLRDNEMFEIRIDKLVDKWSGSIEIGVTTHNPNSLEYPATMTNLRSGTIMMSGCGILTNGKGTRREYCEFSLDELQEGDHIGLTRKASSALHFFINGIDQGVATSVTPPVVYGVVDLYGMAVKVTIVHNHNHSDRLRRNNAILRALSPEGAHRRPPPGLAHSEPDRLLFHPNCGQKAAITHEGRTALRPHATDDFNHGVVLSSRALRDGELFQVRIDKMVDKWAGSIEIGVTTHNPAYLQLPSTMTNLRSGTWMMTGNGVMHNGTTILDEYGHNLDRLKAGDTVGVVRREDGTLHFFVNGVAQGPAAWNVPPGVYAVVDLYGQAAQATIVDDSELLPLPDDISEGNNQLSPSSPSSGAGATDLRFHQLHGSNAVITNGGRTALRHNCRSEFNDAIVISNRALREGELFEIVIQKMVDRWSGSIEAGVTAIRPEDLEFPNTMTDIDYDTWMLSGTAIMQDGNTMRNNYGCDLDSLGTGSRIGMMRTAKGDLHYFINGQDQGPACSGLPAGKEVYAVVDLYGQCVQVSITSATGPMDNSLSTSNATEKSFPLHSPVAGVAHRFHSCCGKNVTFGEDGTRAMRVAGYAHGLVFSMKELRTDEIFEVQVEELDEKWAGSFKVGLTTLLPGDLGPGGGTGAGPGLPTSLPELRAKTTWMVSGCEVRRNGQLQRMNYGRNLERLGVGSRVGVRRGADDTMHILVDGEDMGPAATDIAKNVWVVLDLYGRVKVISIVSSSMLEEIEGTKPPSLSSDTGSEGEEDEDDEEPGTMGENEAVVTPAALEFLENHGKNILLSNGNLTATRVASYNQGIVVINRPLVPQQLVQVRLDFLNRQWTSSLALGVIAYPPERLNFPASACALKRASWLLRGQGIFHNGLKICEKYGPNLDTCPEGTVLGLRLDGSGGLHLYVNGVDQGVAVAEVPQPCHALVDLYGQCEQVTIMSLEIGATSGEGAGIQGDMEKADVVDGIKESVCWAPPPDASPLKSCEYHALCSRFQELLLLPEDYFVPPPKRSLCYCESCRKLRGDEAHRRRGEPPQEYALPFGWCRFNLRVNPRLETAALSKKWHMAYHGSSVGAVRRVLDRGELGAGSASILSCRPLKAEPGCGYGESGENCVPPREEQPPPVLLSPSLRHAAGTDALASKVQFRDPKSQRPYQAQVAFQVCVRPGSYTPGPPSTALGGPPDPHFSPAELEWVTKEKGATLLYALLVRVE